In Halobaculum limi, one DNA window encodes the following:
- a CDS encoding ATP-NAD kinase family protein, translating into MRIGFLCNPIAGMGGRVGLKGTDGKVDEARARGAQPRAPDRARRALNALAERAPDATILAWGDPMGASLVRAAGFDPEVLGSPDDEETAAADTRRAAVAFREADADLVLFVGGDGTAADVAEALEGSSVPMLGVPAGVKVYSSVFGVSPEDAAYVAATFERTERREVMDIDEDDYREGEVHPELRAVAHVPVAEQLQSGKQMGGGSVESLAEGVADDVRARPETTWVLGPGSTVGEVKETLGFEGSPIGVDVYRDGEVVALDAAEREILDALGEDNVIVVTPIGGQGFVFGRGNPQLSPDVIRECDLEIVASRDKLDDLRVLRVDTDDPELDEALRGWVKVRVGRFERRMMKIV; encoded by the coding sequence ATGCGAATCGGGTTCCTCTGTAACCCCATCGCGGGGATGGGCGGTCGCGTCGGCCTGAAGGGGACCGACGGGAAAGTCGACGAGGCGCGCGCCCGCGGCGCACAGCCGCGTGCCCCAGACCGCGCTCGTCGCGCCCTCAACGCCCTCGCCGAGCGTGCGCCCGACGCGACGATTCTCGCGTGGGGAGATCCGATGGGGGCGAGCCTCGTCCGTGCGGCCGGCTTCGACCCCGAAGTACTCGGAAGCCCCGACGACGAGGAGACGGCCGCCGCGGACACGCGACGAGCGGCGGTCGCCTTCCGCGAGGCCGACGCCGACCTCGTGTTGTTCGTCGGGGGTGACGGGACGGCCGCCGACGTGGCGGAGGCGTTGGAGGGAAGTTCGGTCCCGATGCTCGGCGTGCCCGCGGGCGTGAAGGTGTACTCGTCGGTGTTCGGCGTGTCGCCGGAGGACGCCGCCTACGTCGCCGCGACGTTCGAGCGAACAGAGCGTCGGGAGGTGATGGACATCGACGAGGACGACTACCGCGAGGGCGAAGTCCACCCGGAGTTGCGGGCGGTCGCGCACGTCCCCGTCGCCGAGCAACTCCAGTCGGGCAAACAGATGGGCGGCGGGAGCGTGGAGTCGCTGGCGGAGGGCGTCGCCGACGACGTTCGCGCACGCCCGGAGACGACGTGGGTACTCGGCCCGGGGTCGACCGTCGGCGAGGTGAAAGAGACGCTCGGGTTCGAGGGGTCTCCCATCGGCGTCGACGTGTACCGCGACGGCGAGGTGGTCGCCCTCGACGCCGCCGAGCGAGAGATACTCGACGCATTGGGCGAGGACAACGTCATCGTCGTCACGCCCATCGGCGGGCAGGGGTTCGTCTTCGGCCGCGGAAATCCCCAACTCTCGCCGGACGTGATCCGCGAGTGTGACCTCGAAATCGTCGCCTCGCGCGACAAACTCGACGACCTGCGCGTGTTGCGCGTCGACACAGACGACCCGGAACTGGACGAGGCGCTCCGCGGGTGGGTGAAAGTGCGCGTCGGTCGATTCGAGCGACGGATGATGAAGATCGTGTGA
- a CDS encoding DoxX family protein: protein MSETILLQSASDVFASAGSAEVFLLARLLFGFVLAFMGLNHFMMTDGLAGYSEAKGIPAPRLATLFSGGLLIFGGLSVASGAFVVLGAGAVAVFLLLSAVTIHNFWAVPEEQQQDEMTQFLKNVVMAGAALAFLSFASAPWPYAVGAGLV, encoded by the coding sequence ATGTCAGAGACCATCCTGCTTCAGAGCGCATCGGACGTGTTCGCCAGCGCCGGATCCGCCGAGGTGTTCCTCCTCGCGCGGCTCCTGTTCGGCTTCGTGCTGGCGTTTATGGGACTGAACCACTTCATGATGACCGACGGATTGGCCGGCTACTCCGAGGCGAAGGGGATTCCGGCGCCGCGGCTGGCGACGCTGTTCTCCGGGGGCCTGCTCATCTTCGGTGGCCTCTCCGTCGCGTCGGGGGCGTTCGTCGTCCTCGGGGCCGGCGCGGTCGCCGTCTTCCTGCTGCTGTCGGCAGTCACCATCCACAACTTCTGGGCCGTCCCCGAAGAGCAACAGCAAGACGAGATGACGCAGTTCCTGAAGAACGTCGTGATGGCCGGTGCGGCGCTTGCGTTCCTCTCGTTCGCGTCGGCCCCGTGGCCGTACGCGGTCGGCGCGGGCCTGGTGTAA
- a CDS encoding DICT sensory domain-containing protein — MSLRAVIESVEGREKRLTVFDPPSDAVVAELREYFASQAVRIEVGSTDSGLSGYVVLSDEHDDEVLAAVDLKHLEGDLTAAPGEQGAFAPILEHLDGTTFTSYSLQQMMAATREMEDRAWRAGTGELHTGFQRVGAIRAQKGVYEDLATKDLDIHTYCGPSDEMPDIEGVAIHQEDTREIRESWFVVFDGGGNPNDACALLAEERGDPDERLFYGFWTYDPTIVRSVLDHLHEQYAVTV; from the coding sequence ATGTCACTCCGCGCAGTCATCGAATCAGTCGAGGGGCGCGAAAAGCGCCTGACGGTGTTCGATCCGCCGTCGGACGCCGTCGTCGCGGAGTTGCGCGAGTACTTCGCGTCGCAGGCGGTCCGTATCGAAGTAGGCAGCACCGACAGCGGCCTCTCCGGGTACGTCGTGCTCTCGGACGAACACGACGACGAAGTACTTGCGGCGGTCGACCTCAAACACCTCGAGGGCGACCTCACCGCCGCACCAGGTGAACAGGGCGCGTTCGCGCCTATCCTCGAACATCTCGACGGGACGACGTTCACCTCCTACAGTCTCCAACAGATGATGGCGGCGACCCGAGAGATGGAAGACCGCGCGTGGCGTGCCGGAACCGGCGAACTCCACACCGGCTTTCAGCGCGTGGGGGCCATCCGCGCCCAGAAGGGAGTCTACGAGGATCTGGCGACGAAAGACCTCGACATCCACACCTACTGCGGCCCCAGCGACGAGATGCCCGATATCGAAGGGGTCGCGATCCACCAAGAGGACACCCGCGAAATTCGTGAGTCGTGGTTCGTCGTCTTCGACGGCGGCGGCAACCCGAACGACGCGTGTGCGCTGTTGGCCGAGGAACGGGGTGACCCCGACGAGCGCCTGTTCTACGGCTTCTGGACGTACGACCCGACTATCGTCCGCTCGGTTCTCGACCACCTCCACGAACAGTACGCCGTCACGGTATAA
- a CDS encoding COG1361 S-layer family protein, giving the protein MSHRFSAAVLATILCLSAIGAGFAGVAAADEPVRFETDVSEPVVTPGTTQQLTIELTNDAEEYDDTVEPAIDVVATVQDASGIEVLSGSRELGRMSDGTTRSITVQVDVPADIAGGTHRVPIRVEYRDRDDRDEVVATTVYATVRVQERARFQVESVDSAAPVGGSGPVEVTVRNVGSKAATNAVLAFQSGNSDLTFGRSASARRFLGTLGPNETRTVTVDASLTETAETREYAVDATVEYETPDGASAASRALSFGVTPIPEQTFAVDGLESTLRVGEEGQLVGTVTNTGEQPVTNAVVLFETSNPNVSPLETEVAVGSLAPGESAQFVFDVEVSDAAEPGPRQFTLQVRYRDPEGTQQTGDPIDAPASVAEPRDEFAVSAVNGTLTVGETGRLELQVTNNRNETVSDVSAKLFLDGPLSSDDDEGFITELEPGETVTVLFDVSMAGSATTGKKYPLKVDFQYETADGDTLISDTYQVPVTAQVSSGTGIPFQLFAGITGVLAVLAGGAFIVRRR; this is encoded by the coding sequence ATGTCACACCGATTCAGCGCGGCGGTCCTCGCGACGATTCTGTGTCTGTCGGCCATCGGAGCCGGCTTCGCGGGCGTCGCCGCGGCCGACGAACCGGTTCGCTTCGAGACGGACGTGTCCGAACCAGTGGTCACGCCGGGGACGACACAGCAGTTGACGATCGAGTTGACCAACGACGCCGAGGAGTACGACGACACCGTCGAACCCGCGATAGACGTGGTCGCGACCGTGCAGGACGCTTCGGGCATCGAGGTTCTGTCGGGGTCACGAGAACTCGGTCGGATGAGCGACGGGACGACGCGATCGATCACCGTTCAGGTCGACGTTCCCGCTGACATCGCAGGCGGCACTCACCGCGTTCCGATCCGCGTCGAGTACCGCGACCGCGACGACAGAGACGAGGTGGTCGCGACGACCGTCTACGCGACCGTTCGCGTGCAAGAACGCGCGCGCTTCCAGGTCGAGTCGGTCGACTCGGCCGCCCCAGTCGGTGGCTCTGGTCCCGTCGAGGTGACGGTACGTAACGTCGGGAGCAAGGCCGCGACGAACGCCGTGTTGGCGTTCCAGTCGGGTAACTCCGACCTGACGTTCGGGCGCTCCGCGAGCGCACGCCGCTTCCTCGGTACGCTCGGACCGAACGAGACGCGAACGGTCACCGTCGACGCGTCGCTCACCGAGACGGCCGAGACCCGTGAGTACGCCGTCGACGCCACCGTCGAGTACGAGACGCCCGACGGCGCGAGCGCCGCGTCTAGGGCGCTCTCGTTCGGCGTCACGCCGATTCCCGAGCAGACGTTCGCCGTCGACGGTCTCGAGAGCACCCTCCGCGTCGGCGAGGAGGGCCAACTCGTCGGCACCGTCACCAACACCGGCGAACAGCCAGTGACGAACGCCGTCGTCCTGTTCGAGACGTCGAACCCGAACGTCTCGCCGCTGGAGACGGAGGTTGCCGTCGGGTCGCTCGCACCGGGTGAGTCCGCGCAGTTCGTCTTCGACGTCGAGGTGTCGGACGCGGCCGAACCAGGCCCACGTCAGTTCACCCTTCAGGTGCGCTACCGCGACCCCGAAGGCACACAGCAGACGGGTGACCCCATCGACGCGCCCGCTTCTGTTGCGGAACCGCGTGACGAGTTCGCCGTCAGCGCCGTCAACGGGACGCTCACTGTCGGCGAGACGGGGCGCCTCGAACTGCAGGTGACGAACAACCGCAACGAGACGGTCAGCGACGTCTCGGCGAAGTTGTTCCTCGACGGGCCGCTCTCCTCGGACGACGACGAGGGGTTCATCACCGAACTCGAACCCGGCGAGACGGTGACAGTCCTGTTCGACGTGAGTATGGCCGGGAGCGCAACCACCGGGAAGAAGTACCCGCTGAAGGTCGACTTCCAGTACGAGACGGCCGACGGTGACACGCTCATCTCCGACACGTATCAGGTCCCGGTGACGGCACAGGTGTCCAGCGGGACGGGCATCCCGTTCCAACTGTTCGCCGGGATAACGGGCGTACTCGCCGTCCTCGCTGGCGGGGCGTTCATCGTCCGCAGACGGTGA
- a CDS encoding efflux RND transporter permease subunit — MRYEHLVATAAEEITERPRRIVVAFLLLTVVFAGGLSNVSTEAGTEQFASGIPAEEALQDVQQEFGTAFAADTGTTQLVQRNRNVLSKPAMLRMLRSQDALEGKDDLRVAGTSSAATTVALTLDPTARTTDEQIRVIEQATPTEIDSAIQQNRDNPAFTGAVSDDFNAKAASASATIGVVTHEIPGLGGGGGSAAGQSGSSPLTDVQLRSQRVVDTVGGDITVFGSGIISAEFATVITDSLLIVTPAATILIVFFLIVAYRDLLDLLLGSFALLMAVIWTFGFLGLAGIPFNQVMISIPPLLLAVGIDFGIHAVNRYREDRAEGLDVGAAMDVAVRQLIVAFFIVTGTTVIGFLSNLSSALTPIRDFGAVAAVGITFTFLIFGIFLPAAKVYLDRNRDRLPIPTFSEAPLGAEGSRLASALRAGVGIADRAPAVFLLLILVLTATSGVYATGISTSFSQEDFLPPEETPEYLEELPEPFAPGDYSAVATLNFLEEKFTASQGGSVTIYAEAHMERDTVLEELHRLGDDPPSTFVAEDGHADEQSLVSVIRSRAASDPEFRRLVNRNDRNANGIPDENLDEVYDYLLSSSSRQATLQYLSEDRRSTRIVYPAKADADQAEVTADGRQVAEQFRGDATATGGTVVFQAVSDLIFNSAVVSLATALSLTVVFLLLIYSILEGLPTLGIANTIPIVLSVALVAATMRVAGISFNAFTATILSLTIGLGIDYSVHVVHRFIDERRSHDLSTALDLTVRGTGGALLGSMLTTTTGIGVLTLAVLSVLGQFGILTAISILYSFLASLLVLPSTLVLWDRLKGHDPDRPVDVTESAPFDFLKRERSTPKPVRSD, encoded by the coding sequence ATGAGGTACGAACATCTGGTGGCGACGGCCGCCGAGGAGATTACCGAGCGACCGCGACGGATCGTCGTCGCGTTCCTCCTCCTCACGGTGGTGTTCGCGGGCGGTCTCTCGAACGTCTCGACCGAGGCGGGGACCGAGCAGTTCGCCTCCGGCATCCCCGCAGAGGAGGCACTGCAGGACGTTCAACAGGAGTTCGGGACGGCGTTCGCCGCCGACACGGGGACGACACAACTCGTCCAACGGAACCGGAACGTCCTCTCGAAGCCGGCGATGCTGCGGATGCTGCGGTCACAGGACGCACTAGAGGGGAAAGACGACCTCCGGGTCGCCGGCACCTCAAGCGCCGCGACGACGGTCGCGCTGACGCTCGACCCGACGGCTCGGACGACCGACGAACAGATTCGCGTCATCGAACAGGCGACGCCCACCGAGATCGACTCGGCGATCCAACAGAACCGGGACAACCCCGCGTTCACCGGCGCGGTGTCGGACGATTTCAACGCGAAGGCGGCGTCCGCCTCCGCGACCATCGGCGTCGTCACCCACGAGATACCCGGCCTCGGAGGGGGTGGCGGGTCGGCGGCCGGACAGAGCGGATCGAGTCCACTGACCGACGTGCAACTGCGGAGTCAGCGCGTCGTCGACACGGTCGGCGGCGACATCACCGTCTTCGGGTCGGGGATCATCTCCGCGGAGTTCGCGACTGTCATCACCGACTCGCTGCTCATCGTCACGCCGGCAGCGACGATCCTCATCGTGTTCTTCCTGATCGTCGCGTACCGCGATCTGCTCGACCTCCTCCTTGGGTCGTTCGCGCTCCTGATGGCGGTGATTTGGACGTTCGGATTCCTCGGCCTCGCGGGTATCCCGTTCAACCAGGTGATGATCTCGATCCCGCCGCTGTTGCTCGCGGTCGGTATCGACTTCGGGATTCACGCGGTCAACCGCTACCGTGAGGACCGTGCCGAAGGCCTCGACGTGGGCGCGGCGATGGACGTGGCGGTGCGGCAGTTGATCGTCGCCTTCTTCATCGTCACCGGGACGACCGTCATCGGCTTCCTGTCGAACCTCTCGTCGGCGCTGACGCCGATCCGCGACTTCGGCGCGGTCGCCGCCGTCGGCATCACGTTCACCTTCCTCATCTTCGGAATCTTCCTCCCCGCGGCGAAAGTGTACCTTGACCGCAACCGCGACCGTCTTCCCATCCCGACGTTCAGCGAGGCGCCGCTGGGTGCGGAGGGGTCGCGCCTCGCGAGCGCCCTCCGTGCGGGTGTCGGCATCGCCGACCGCGCACCTGCGGTGTTCCTGCTGTTGATCCTCGTCCTCACGGCGACCTCCGGCGTGTACGCGACCGGCATCTCCACCTCGTTCTCACAGGAAGACTTCCTCCCGCCCGAGGAGACGCCCGAGTATCTGGAGGAACTGCCCGAACCGTTCGCGCCCGGAGACTACTCTGCCGTCGCGACGCTGAACTTCCTCGAAGAGAAGTTCACCGCGAGCCAGGGGGGGTCGGTCACCATCTACGCGGAGGCGCATATGGAACGCGACACCGTGTTAGAGGAGTTGCACCGACTCGGTGACGATCCACCGAGCACGTTCGTCGCCGAGGACGGCCACGCCGACGAGCAGAGTCTCGTCAGTGTGATCCGCTCGCGGGCGGCCAGCGATCCCGAGTTCCGCCGGCTGGTGAACCGGAACGACCGCAACGCCAACGGCATCCCCGACGAGAACCTCGACGAAGTGTACGACTACCTGCTGTCGTCGTCCTCGCGACAGGCGACGCTGCAGTACCTCTCGGAGGACCGCCGCAGCACGCGGATCGTCTACCCCGCGAAGGCCGACGCCGACCAGGCCGAGGTCACCGCCGACGGCCGACAGGTGGCCGAGCAGTTCCGCGGCGACGCGACTGCGACCGGCGGCACCGTCGTCTTCCAGGCGGTGTCGGACCTCATCTTCAACTCCGCGGTCGTCAGCCTCGCGACGGCGCTGTCGCTGACGGTGGTGTTCCTCCTACTCATCTACAGCATCCTCGAGGGACTTCCCACGCTCGGCATCGCGAACACCATTCCCATCGTGTTGTCGGTGGCGCTCGTGGCCGCGACGATGCGCGTGGCGGGCATCTCGTTCAACGCCTTCACCGCGACCATCCTCTCGCTGACCATCGGCCTCGGCATCGACTACTCCGTCCACGTCGTCCACCGGTTCATCGACGAGCGGCGGAGCCACGACCTCTCGACGGCGCTCGACTTGACCGTCCGCGGGACCGGGGGTGCGCTCCTCGGGAGTATGCTCACGACGACGACCGGCATCGGCGTGTTGACACTGGCGGTGCTGTCGGTGCTCGGGCAGTTCGGGATCTTGACCGCCATCTCCATCCTCTACTCGTTCCTCGCGTCGCTGCTCGTCCTGCCGTCGACGCTGGTGTTGTGGGACCGCCTGAAGGGACACGACCCCGACCGACCGGTCGATGTCACGGAGTCGGCCCCGTTCGACTTCCTCAAGCGTGAACGGAGTACGCCGAAACCGGTTCGGTCAGACTGA